In a single window of the Coffea eugenioides isolate CCC68of chromosome 3, Ceug_1.0, whole genome shotgun sequence genome:
- the LOC113765089 gene encoding phytolongin Phyl2.2-like, translating to MMISDPNLVYYACVAKGTTILAEFNSKDADLGSLAIKCLEKTPPLHSVFTHTVRNRTYTFFIEDPFAYFAIFDENLENSEGLAFLKSVKDAFNEVAGSSSAKKRLQKLSSHCFQGEFSPVFHHLLTADADMGGIHSPNSGLKLSLGWNGSMDSSRGGPVGRPLLGTAKSLMKKKKKFWLGDCMGGSAANAKDASPDEGAAAGLSREFTVVMHKNGLHSGELGQQKAKVVWKKHVWVVLSMDLIICTILFVVWLCICGGFKCVDA from the coding sequence ATGATGATTTCGGATCCAAATCTGGTATATTACGCTTGCGTTGCAAAAGGCACCACAATTCTTGCTGAGTTCAATTCAAAGGATGCTGATCTTGGTTCCTTAGCGATCAAATGCCTTGAAAAAACGCCACCTTTGCATTCTGTTTTCACCCATACGGTCCGCAACAGGACCTACACATTCTTTATTGAAGATCCTTTTGCTTATTTTgccatatttgatgaaaatctTGAGAACTCCGAAGGGTTGGCTTTTCTGAAGAGTGTCAAGGACGCCTTCAATGAGGTTGCTGGAAGCAGTTCTGCTAAGAAAAGGTTGCAGAAGTTGTCTTCTCACTGTTTTCAGGGCGAATTTAGCCCTgtttttcatcatctgttgacCGCAGATGCAGATATGGGGGGGATCCATTCTCCTAATTCAGGGTTGAAACTTAGTCTTGGCTGGAACGGAAGCATGGATTCCTCCAGAGGAGGGCCCGTTGGGAGGCCGTTGTTGGGCACTGCCAAGAGCttgatgaagaaaaagaagaagtttTGGTTAGGTGATTGTATGGGTGGCTCTGCTGCAAATGCCAAAGATGCCTCTCCGGATGAGGGGGCAGCAGCTGGATTGAGCAGGGAGTTTACAGTGGTGATGCACAAGAATGGACTGCATTCTGGGGAATTGGGACAACAGAAGGCTAAGGTAGTCTGGAAAAAGCATGTTTGGGTGGTGTTGTCAATGGACTTGATCATTTGTACTATCTTGTTTGTTGTATGGTTGTGCATTTGTGGGGGTTTCAAATGCGTTGATGCGTGA